CTTCTGGTACAAAAAGAATCAGTCACTCTCTTTTGACAAGGGGATGGTGATGTCCATCACCTGAGTCTTAAAGAACACATTCACCACCACCTCAAGTTTTCTTCCAAGTCATGGATTCTAATTGCTGTTTTCACCAGTTCTGTAAACTCTTGTCTCTTTGGAGATCAGCCTGATTTTTCCCCTCATTTATCCCCTATGCTAATGCTGAGGAATCTCATAGCTTGACTATGGTGTGATTCCTGTCTCATAGGAGAAGCTCCAGGAAGCTCTATGGAAGCTGAGGGAAGACCAGCAGGAAGCTAGGATGTTGGAAGCTGGTATCGGAGAAGAGAGAACTTCCTGGAAGGTAGGAGATGTTTCCTGAGGGAGTTTGACAAAAATCTAGACAGGACCTTGGGCCTTACTAACAAAGAGCCTCCTTCCTTTTGTTCCCTGATAGTTTCTATGTCCAAAAGTCATTTGATTGgtcctcttctttctttatcctttcccTGATAAGGGTTGGGGCTGAGAAGTGAACCTATTATAAATGAACACAGATGTTTAGAAGCAGGTATTCACATAGAAGATGGCTAGTCAATTCTGTGCTACATTCCTGTTGTGATTTTGAGTCTTTGATCTTTCTAGGGGAAGACATTTAGCAATGACTCATGGTTCTGTCCGCACCGTTCAGTTTTCAGCCAAGGGTGAAGGGGTGGGGGTCAAGAATAATATGAGGAGACTTGGTTGTCCTGGACAGCTGTGTGAAAGCTAAGCCACACCCAGGGATCCCATTGGGGCTCAGGGTTAGCCTCAATAATGCAAACTTGAGGCCATTATTTTGGAATGTGATGGAGAAAAGATGATAGGAAAAGTCAGCTTTCCCAAGAATTGCTCCCTGGCTTCTATTTCATTTCCCTGTGAGAACTTTCCAAAGAAAAGAGTTCTCTTTCTGGTTCCTAGTCTCGGCCTGATAGCCCAggtacctctctctctttctcattcctgAAGAAACAAATGCAAACTGAGAGACAAAGTATCCAGGCACAGTTTAAAAAACTGAAGGACATCCTGGAGTATGAGGAGCTGAGGGAGCTGCAGAATTTGGAAAACGAGGAGGAAAGCTGTTCTAGGCAGGCTGGCTGAAGCTGAGGATGAACTGGCCCAGCACAGCCAGCTGTTGACCGACCTCATCTCGGATCTGGAACATCGGCTGCAGGCGTCAACGATGGACATGCTGCAGGTAAGACTCGGGAAGAAGCGCCAGCACCTGAgatttgagaaaaatgaagaccAAGTTTCCTTCTCTCCCGTGTTGCTTTGCTCTTCCTGGTGGTGACTCTAAGGTTCCTTTGGCCCCGCAAAGTACCCCTTTCCTGCATCTCTGTCAGAGCTTATAGGAATAAATAGCAAGGAAcaattgcatatttatttatcaaGTGCAGTGCAGAAATCTGACTGTGGAGAGAATTTGCTTTGTATCCAGGGATAGTCTATGGGCCTCTGTTATCTGTGATCTAGTGCTAAGGACTTATCTGGTACCTCTTCCCGATTCAGCTTGGTCACAGACAAATGAACTTCACATCCTGAGACTTGTTCTTCCCTCATAGAATGAACtaagatttttcttctccctccttttctagtttctgaaaaacaaacaaacaaaaagtaggtGGTGAAGACTagtattatttattcttaaaacattCAATAGAATTCACCCAGTGAAGCCATCTcattctgggcttttcttttgtaaaagacttaaaataatatttaaaaatatgtattaggtttatttacattttgttgaagttcttttttttttttttttttttcaatgtttatttatttttgggacagagagagacagagcatgaacgggggaggggcagagtgagagggagacacagaatcggaaacaggctccaggctccgagccatcagcccggagcctgacgcggggctcgaactcacggaccgcgagatcgtgacctggctgaagtcggacgcttaaccgactgcgccacccaggcgcccctttgttgaAGTTCTTAAGTCAGCTTTTGTAATATATGTCTTTGTAGGGATCATTCCACTCTAAGTTGCCTGATATATAGACATAAAGGTGGTCATAATAATCACTTATAATACCTCTAGCTTTTCCAACACTCACAGTAATGTCCCCTCTTTGATTCCTGATTTTGGTggtgtgcttttttctttttctttctttctttttttttttttttttttggtcagtttaGTTGTCTTTGGTCAATTtgtctttcttgattttcttcaagAATCAACTATTATTTCATTgactttaggtttttttttaacctttctgtgtcatttgtgtctgcttttatcttattgtttcctttgtgtatgtatgtgtatgcacgCATCAATGCgagtatgtgtgtgttgggtttAGTTGCCatcctttttctagtttcttaaagtaGAAACATTCATTACTTATTTGAGACCATCTTTTCTGATAATAGTATTTAATGATATAATGCATTGCatttatttcgtttagcataatactctctagttccatccatgttgttgcaaatgacaagatttcattttttttatggctgagtaatatcccgtTATATATagatatcacatctttatccattcatcagtcagtggacacttgtgCTGTTACaataatttggccattgtagaTAATGCAGCTCTAATGctacattagggtgcatgtatccctttgaatttgtatttttgtattctttgggtaaatccctagAAAGTGTGCGTTTAATTTAATAATACTTgatttctcactttttcttctgccgcagatttcaaatttaatttctttgcagtcagaaaacacatattttattatttcagtatttGAATGTATTGATATTTGTCTCATGGACTAAAATAGTGTATGTCCACAAACTTTTTCTATATGAATTTGAGAAGAACGTATATTCTGCGTTTTGTTAGATATAATAGTCTATAGATGTCAgttaggtcaagttggttgatagtaTCATCCACGTCTTCTGTATCTGCAGATTTTCATACAAGTTATTCTGTCAGTTATTGAGAGTGAGCTATTGAAATCTACAACTACtaattgtctattttgtttaatcctttcagttttgctttgtgtattttgaagctctgctGTTAGGTACACAtacgtttataattgttatatcctttCTTGACATACTGAACCTTTTATCATTCTGAAacttccctctcattctctcataatatttattgtcttaaagtctattttgtctagtATTAATATAAATACTTGAGCTATCTTGTGATTACTGCttgcatggtatatatttttctatctttttactgtatttgtgtctttggatccAAAatatggatcatgacctgagccaaagttggatgctcaaccaactgagccaccaagcacccgTATAATCATTGCCTTTTAATTGGGATgttaaaacaataacatttaatgcaatttttggtgttgttgtatttaaatttatcatattgctattttctttccatatgttgcctgtagttttcattgttgttttccCTTGACTAGCTTTGTTTgagttaaacaaatattttaagtttaattttaaattttcctatttctgtgggggttttgttttgttttgttttgtttcattgttagttttttttccccGTAGTGGTTATTCGAGTGATTACAGCATGCCTCTTACCCTATCATCATCTACCTCAGATTAATACTAATTTTAATACCAATTTTAATTATTggataaatgatttaaaaaaattttttaacgtttatttatttttgagacgtagagagacagagcacgaacatgggaggggcagagagagggaggcacagaatctgaagcaggctccaggctctgagctgtcagcacagatcccaacgcggggcttgaacccacaaaccacaaggtcatgacctgagccaaagtcagacgcttaaccgactgagccacccaggcgcccctacagtgatACTTTTCATATGGGCACCTGATCCAATGCAGGGCAGTGCCATGCAGCCATAAGaggttttttttgctttaattggGAAGagaagttcttttttcttctggagttTATATCAGGAGATTCATGTTTCCTTTATGAACTGAGAATAAAGTCAATTAAGAGGGAATAAGTAGAATTTGGAGAAAGACATAGGGTCCTGATGACAGGGTTTGAGCTTCAAAATTAAGCTTTCATTAAAGTTATAACTGCCCCCAGATCCTTTTCTCTACTTAATCTAGTTTTGATTTTTGTCATATACAACACAAAAGCCCTAATACAgagagcatttatttttaatggcccTTGGAGACCCACCTGTTGGCCTAGTTTTTGGTGACATGAGGGACGTGAAGTCTGAGGTAGAGGACATCAAATATACTGGTAGATATTTGTTCAAACAAATGAAGCAATATCTGTGATGATAAAGAAAATCAGATGGCTAAAAACTTTAAGTGGACTAAACTGAACTCATACTATGTATgagttatgtatgtatgtattatgagtatgtattatgtatgtatgttaaccaaatggaattttaaataaaaacttggggcgcctcagtagctcagttggttaagtgtccagctcttgatttcagatcgggtcatgatctcagtttgtgagatcgagccccgtgtcaggctctgcactgacagcatggagcctccttgggattctctctctccctctctctgcctttctcctgtactctctctctctccctctctcaaaaacatttaaaaaattaaaaataattaaataaaaacttgaaaaaattagaCAAAGAATGTGGACTGAATTGCTTGGTGGAGACTGAAGTGCGTTGTAAATATTGTAATGTTTAGGACAGTGAGTGAATGGATACTGGCAACCTTATGAACAATGGAGTGTAAGGGAGGAGACGGTTTGGTTGGTGAATGGTAAGTTACATATTAGACATCCTAACCTACTTGTTTCTGTGGCCTGTTTACTACTGAAATCATTAACCTGCGTTTAAGAGACAAAACTGAGTAAAAACATAGGGTTGGAAATTAAGTGGACATGGATGTGTGTTGAACTTAAGAGAGTGGACAAGGTCACTTACAGATAGCGTGTAATGAGAAGAGAGACTTGAAAAATGCCTACCTTCGTATATTGCTCATATCCTCAGCAAAGGCATGGAAACCTCTTGAGGGATATTATGATTATTTACTCATCTTTGATTCTCCAAAGCCTGTCCTGATGTTTGGCAAATAATAGCAAATCCCTTTACGTTtctattgaataaatgaaagagccATGCATTATTCATATCATCTCATgcacttggggaaaaaattatGGAACTGTTGTTTTCCTCGTAAATATGTCTCCACTCCAGATACTAGAAGCTTCATGCTTTACTTCCACAAGGCTCAAAGCTGTTTCTACCTTTTAGGAAATCTGACAACCTCACATGAGTCTTCTGGAATGATTAGCCTGGGTCTTATCTTTACTTATTTGCTCTCACATTGGGACCATCTTTATTCCCACCGTAGGGTTGGTGGGGATGAGATGATGCTTTGTAAGTGGGGAGGGCCTGTTACCTCTTGACtcatgttttcccttttctccctagGATGTGAATCACCTCATGGAAAGGTATGTGTGGGGGATCAGAGATGGTGAAAGAGGTTTAAAGGCATTAGATTTCTGTGGTGATCAGTTAGAATAAAACATTTCTCAGGGCCGGACAATTTGGATGCATagttttatgtgaaatttctGTTCACAAATTGTGGTTTGAGTGTTCTGTAACTGTTGAGAATAGACCAGGCTCTGTGGTAGAGAATTTGGGTGGTGGGAAGTCACACAGTTTGGGTCAGTAGCAGTATCAAGGCTAAGGCGTGGCAGACCCTTGTGACATGATAGCTTTTATTCACCTTGCGTGCCCATATCTAACTCAGGTTCTCATATTTCTTAGGCGCTTGGCTTATCCTGGGAAtgtcatatcttctttatctgtcaAGCACCCAGAGTTGGAGACAGCTcccttatatttaaatttctgcCCTTGGAATGGAAGAGACCTTCTATGCAGCTCTGAGATTTCCAAAAACAGACTCGAATCTCAAGAAATATTTTGGCCCTAGTATACACAAGTGATCCATCTTGATCTCATACATTGGAAGCCAGATTGGAAAGGTGGCATCCTTGTGTCTCAATTTTGCACACCTATGTGACAGCATCGAGTTTTTTCCTAACACAGGAAATTCAGGCCATCGTTAGTTTGGTGCTCAAGTTCCAAGTGTTTGCAAACGTTCCCAGAAAACCTGAAAGCTCAGATGTTATTCTGAGGGCTTTCCTGCTGGGAAGCAgagtttaagttttttttaaaggtaccaaagttttgttttgttatatccattatttcatgtaattttatatgatttctaggatttagagagggagaggttCATGATTTAATTTTGGAAACTGTGCCTCTGAGAGGTCAAGACCTTCCTAAGGTCACACAGAAGGCAACTGAGAGAGGGTAGGTGTGAACACTTTTCCCTGACTCTAAGGTCACAAGTCTCCTGTTCTTCTCAGGGTATTCAGGGTTCAAGCGCTTCAATGGGGTGAAGATAAAAAGTTGTGTGGAGGGACAAAAAGTCAGAAGTGTGGGGTTCAATTTTTGTCATCCCTAGGAGCAGGGTCTTGAGTCTGAAGAAACCAAAAACTTTTCTCAAGGGACAAAGGAACACATTCCGAGCTCTTGATCTGCAAGAGATAATACAAGCCTTTAAAAAAGGTGAGGAGTGTTAGAGCAAGTGGGTGGCTGTGGGAGTCTGTGATGGCAGGGGCTAAATGGGGAAAAGGGCACAATTTCTGGGTatggagagagaagacaaaggagaCTGGATGTCCTGTGCTGATGATATGGTCATATTTCATTGGGTGTCTGGTTCATACTCTCCTTCACCAGTTCACTGTCTCACCATCATCCCCAGTCTTTCCCTTGATCTTCAGGGGAAAGAGATTTCAGGGCTGCCTCCCTTGCTTATGTTgattgtggggttttgttttgttttgttttgttttgttttgttttgttttttgagagccGACACATGTTTAGCACTAGCAAGGTAAGGAGGTATCAGTATCATCAAACCACCTTGTACTTACCACCTTTCAGAGTTTTTCATTCCTAGTAGGTCTTATGTTCCGAGACCCATATTTTCCCCTGTAACACATAACGTACATATTGTGCTTCTTCAGTGTTATACCTCTCCCCAAAGACAGATTTTTCATAGTTCCCACTCCAGTTATTCCCAAGATCAGATCCCTCTCACAGGGTCACAAATAAAGCTACGTCATATCCCTCACCCAACCCTGTACTTTTTTTGCAGCTCACGTGATTCCACACTGACCCCAAAATACGACGTATTTTGGCATTTCTACGGGACGAAGACCAGTGAGATATATGTGCTGGTGGAAATCAAATAATGCATGTAACAGCGATTATGGTGTCCCGGGCTCCCTGGTTATCAGTTCGGGGAAACATTACTGGGGGTTTGATCTTGGGGGGTATATGATAGAACATGCCCAGAATCCAATATGAAATTTCATGTTAGACATACTTAAAATTACCAACATGTTTACTCTGGGTATCAACCTAATATGGCTATTGCGTTAAAGGGTTAAAGGGTTGAATATAATGCTTTGAGGAGTCCTCCTTCTCTGACCCCTTCGTCTTAATCCTGGCCTTGCCTGTTCCTCCCCATTGTGTTGGAGTTTTCCTAGACTACAAGGCTGGCACCGTCTCCTTTTTCAATGTCACAAACCATaggtttctcatctataaattctCTTCATGTTCCTTTTCTCAGAAAGCTTTTCTGTATTTCAACCTTGGGAAATATACTGACCCCATGACTCGGGGGGGACTGACTCTAGACTCTAGACTGACTCTAGAGTCAGAGTAGTAGAGTCTAGACTACTAGACTACTAGAGTCTAGTTCTTGTACTCGCCAAGCTCTTGAACCTTCTTACACCCCTACTTATTTCTTTGTAGTTGCGCTTGCCTTAAGTACACCTAATGCATTGAGTCTGTCTCACCGTGTGTCCCTTGCTGCTTCCCTTTTCTCTACGTGAACACCTATATTCATCAGCAGGGTGTACAATTTGCCTTGAATAATGTTTTTCCCAGTATGATGTTTGCATTAGGAAAGAATCTCTGTTCATAATTTTCCATAGTCccaacggaaaaaaaaaaagggctgatGCCTCATAAAGAAAGATCATTATTGAGGGAACAACTCTGCCAGATTGTTACAATCCCATTTCCTCTGTCATGACtgaaaagatgaaggaaagcttTTCAACAATTTTGATGTATTATCAAAGACCTAAGCGTAGGAA
This genomic stretch from Lynx canadensis isolate LIC74 chromosome D1, mLynCan4.pri.v2, whole genome shotgun sequence harbors:
- the LOC115524494 gene encoding LOW QUALITY PROTEIN: tripartite motif-containing protein 5-like (The sequence of the model RefSeq protein was modified relative to this genomic sequence to represent the inferred CDS: deleted 1 base in 1 codon) codes for the protein MASELLKCLQEEVTCPICLDILTQPLSLDCGHSFCQACITAKTKESTTNQGGESRCPVCRIRYCTGELRPNWHVANIVERLREVKVSPEEGQKINLCERHEEKLLLFCKTDGKVICWLCERSQEHRGHHTVLVEEIAQDYQEKLQEALWKLREDQQEARMLEAGIGEERTSWKKQMQTERQSIQAQFKKLKDILEYEELRELQNLENEEKAVLGRLAEAEDELAQHSQLLTDLISDLEHRLQASTMDMLQDVNHLMERSRVLSLKKPKTFLKGQRNTFRALDLQEIIQAFKKAHVIPH